In one Neobacillus sp. CF12 genomic region, the following are encoded:
- a CDS encoding AMP-binding protein has protein sequence MMNPLMEGAFPEEVVTKSLQYWAETAGEKTFLYYGEDERRISYQKFHQLTNSIGHSLISRGIHKGDRISVFLKNPLISTMVMFGIWKCGAVFSPINYNYRGKLLSYQLKDSQPKMLITERMMVPILNEIASEIEGITTIVHNPMEGEHDFIVELTNISLHANYNEISLERLLRGETCNLDVEINYWDTANIIYTSGTTGPAKGVVQSHRWINGYTVGSRQMMSSDDVIYNDLPLYHVGGAFFNIAKGAYEGCTVALWDKFSPNQFWNRIEKSRATMVTLLDVMIPWLMNAAPNENDRKNTLNKVHMQPLPKYHNEIAKRFGFDIVTAGFGQTESGNPLISIILETEEGEGTPVSLYKGHSRKEIIDQCKVNKIPVINGNQDLKKGFMGTPPDYFEISILDDNDLEVPVGQVGHLALRPRLPHLILSEYLNKPESTVKSFKNLWFHTGDAGYLGEDGNYYFVDRLGGVIRCNGEKISSYQLEDIINGHPEIELTAAFPVPAEVGDEDDVAIYAVRKTGSSLNETELKDWAKNKLPKFMWPKYIRFVYELPRTPTNKIEKYKLRTELMSQLKIQHSNELLL, from the coding sequence ATGATGAATCCATTAATGGAAGGAGCTTTTCCGGAAGAAGTCGTTACGAAAAGCCTGCAGTACTGGGCAGAAACTGCGGGAGAAAAAACATTTCTTTATTATGGTGAAGATGAAAGACGAATTTCGTATCAAAAATTTCATCAATTAACAAATAGTATTGGGCATTCTTTGATATCTAGAGGAATCCATAAAGGGGACCGAATATCTGTTTTTTTAAAGAATCCACTTATTTCAACCATGGTCATGTTTGGAATTTGGAAATGTGGAGCCGTATTTAGTCCCATCAATTATAACTATCGAGGCAAGCTTTTGAGCTATCAACTGAAAGATTCACAACCAAAAATGCTCATTACAGAGCGAATGATGGTTCCAATCTTAAATGAAATCGCATCAGAAATCGAAGGGATTACCACCATTGTCCATAATCCGATGGAAGGTGAACATGACTTTATTGTGGAACTAACTAATATTTCCTTACATGCAAATTACAATGAAATTTCCCTCGAACGATTGCTGCGTGGGGAAACATGTAATCTGGATGTAGAGATAAATTATTGGGATACTGCCAATATCATTTATACGTCTGGTACTACTGGCCCAGCAAAAGGTGTCGTTCAATCACACCGATGGATCAATGGATATACCGTTGGCAGTAGGCAAATGATGTCCTCTGATGATGTTATATACAATGATCTTCCCCTTTATCATGTGGGTGGAGCCTTTTTTAATATTGCAAAAGGTGCTTATGAAGGGTGTACGGTTGCTCTGTGGGATAAATTCAGCCCCAATCAATTTTGGAATAGGATTGAAAAAAGCAGAGCAACAATGGTTACGTTGCTCGATGTTATGATTCCATGGTTAATGAACGCCGCACCTAACGAAAATGATCGAAAGAATACGTTAAATAAAGTGCATATGCAGCCACTTCCTAAATATCATAACGAAATTGCCAAGAGATTTGGCTTTGATATCGTCACAGCTGGATTTGGGCAAACGGAATCAGGCAATCCTTTGATTAGTATTATCCTTGAGACAGAAGAGGGTGAGGGAACACCGGTATCCCTATATAAAGGTCATTCAAGAAAGGAAATCATTGATCAATGTAAGGTTAACAAGATCCCAGTCATAAACGGGAACCAGGATTTGAAAAAAGGATTTATGGGAACTCCACCCGATTATTTTGAAATCAGTATCCTTGATGATAATGATTTAGAAGTTCCTGTTGGGCAAGTAGGTCATCTGGCATTACGACCACGTTTACCACATCTTATTCTATCTGAATATTTAAATAAACCTGAATCTACTGTAAAATCCTTTAAAAACCTTTGGTTTCATACTGGTGATGCTGGATATCTAGGTGAAGATGGAAACTATTATTTTGTTGACCGGCTGGGTGGAGTCATTCGCTGCAACGGTGAAAAAATTTCATCCTATCAATTGGAGGATATTATCAACGGCCATCCAGAAATTGAACTTACTGCCGCTTTTCCAGTCCCTGCAGAGGTTGGGGATGAAGATGATGTTGCCATCTATGCAGTAAGGAAAACTGGATCCTCATTGAACGAAACTGAATTGAAGGACTGGGCAAAGAATAAGCTCCCTAAGTTCATGTGGCCCAAATATATTCGTTTCGTCTATGAATTGCCCAGGACCCCTACTAATAAAATTGAAAAATATAAGTTAAGAACGGAACTAATGTCGCAGTTGAAAATACAACATTCGAATGAACTCCTTCTGTGA
- a CDS encoding carboxyl transferase domain-containing protein: MTWEAEIKEIRHREELAKQMGGEERVARHKSRGKLTVRERIASLLDDNTFHETGAIAGKTKYDENGELIEFTPANFLLGTGRINGRKVVVGGDDFTVRGGAADGAIMGKQIYAESMAHDLQLPLIRLVDGTGGGGSVKFLDTEGHTYMPVNPGWDLVVANMERVPVVALCLGSVAGLGAGRVVASHFSVMIEETSQLFVAGPPVVKYGMGQDLTKEELGGIQVHRSSGAIDNIASSEEDAFAQTRRFLSYLPSSVWLLPPVEKNEDNPNRREERLISVIPRNRRSPYKIREILPLIFDTDSIFEMGRYYGGGTLTCFARLNGHPVGVLASDPYVNGGGLTAESSEKIERFVDLCQTFHLPIVNLVDQPGMVIGLPNELKGTIRKGVRAIAAIYQSKVPMIEIIMRRAFGVGGAGMTNGHGLNLRYAWPSGDWGSLPVEGGVQVAYRRELEASDNPQELLKQLLDRMESVRSPIRTAEAFGVEEIIDPRDTRPLLCEWVKDAYALLPQMLGPSSHGMRP, encoded by the coding sequence ATGACTTGGGAAGCAGAAATTAAAGAAATTCGCCACCGAGAAGAATTAGCAAAACAAATGGGCGGTGAAGAACGGGTTGCACGGCATAAATCCAGAGGAAAACTAACAGTCAGAGAAAGAATTGCCAGTTTGCTAGATGACAACACCTTTCATGAAACTGGTGCCATTGCAGGCAAAACGAAGTACGATGAAAATGGAGAACTAATAGAATTTACCCCAGCTAACTTTTTATTAGGCACAGGACGAATTAATGGGCGAAAGGTTGTAGTTGGCGGGGACGACTTTACTGTTCGAGGCGGCGCTGCAGATGGAGCAATTATGGGAAAACAAATCTATGCTGAAAGTATGGCACATGATTTGCAGTTACCGCTAATCCGGCTTGTTGATGGTACTGGCGGCGGTGGAAGTGTTAAATTTCTAGACACCGAAGGCCATACATATATGCCCGTAAATCCAGGTTGGGATTTGGTTGTAGCGAATATGGAACGAGTTCCTGTTGTGGCTTTGTGTTTGGGATCTGTAGCCGGGCTTGGAGCTGGAAGAGTTGTAGCTTCACACTTTTCCGTCATGATTGAGGAAACTTCGCAACTATTTGTTGCAGGTCCTCCGGTTGTGAAATATGGTATGGGTCAGGATTTGACGAAAGAAGAACTAGGTGGAATTCAAGTACATCGTTCAAGTGGAGCGATCGATAATATTGCTAGTTCAGAAGAAGATGCATTTGCACAGACTCGTAGATTCTTATCTTATCTGCCTTCAAGTGTGTGGCTGCTTCCGCCTGTAGAAAAAAACGAAGACAATCCAAATCGCAGGGAAGAGCGCTTAATTTCAGTCATTCCTAGAAACAGAAGATCCCCTTATAAAATTCGAGAAATCCTGCCCTTGATTTTCGATACAGACTCGATCTTTGAGATGGGCCGGTATTATGGCGGGGGTACTCTTACATGTTTTGCCCGGCTTAACGGACATCCAGTTGGGGTATTAGCTTCCGACCCGTATGTTAATGGCGGAGGTCTAACAGCAGAGAGTTCAGAAAAAATTGAGAGATTTGTGGATCTTTGTCAAACCTTCCATTTACCAATTGTTAATTTAGTCGACCAGCCTGGTATGGTAATTGGACTCCCAAATGAGTTGAAGGGAACCATCCGAAAAGGAGTTCGCGCCATTGCGGCTATTTATCAATCGAAAGTTCCAATGATTGAGATTATTATGCGCCGTGCTTTTGGAGTTGGAGGAGCTGGTATGACCAATGGACACGGTTTGAATCTGCGATATGCGTGGCCTTCTGGAGATTGGGGTTCACTACCTGTAGAGGGCGGAGTACAGGTTGCTTATCGACGGGAACTAGAGGCAAGTGACAATCCACAGGAGTTATTAAAGCAATTACTGGATCGGATGGAATCGGTAAGGTCACCGATCAGGACTGCTGAAGCGTTCGGCGTGGAAGAAATTATCGATCCTAGAGATACCCGGCCGCTTTTATGTGAATGGGTTAAGGATGCATACGCACTTCTTCCACAAATGCTTGGCCCTTCAAGTCACGGGATGAGACCTTAA
- a CDS encoding dipeptide ABC transporter ATP-binding protein, whose protein sequence is MPEPLISIKNVKKYYPIGSGLFGKKDKWLKAVDGISLDVQQGETVGLVGESGCGKSTLGRMVVGLLEPSTGEVIFEGNTLLSKGRKRREVGKNIQMVFQDPYSSLNPRMTVTNIIAEPLVLHKIGTKSERKKRVDELLEKVGLTPSHGARYPEEFSGGQRQRIGIARALALNPKLIVCDEPVSALDVSIQAQILNLLKDIQEDMGLSYIFIAHGLQAVKHISDRIVVMYLGKVVEVSETDQLFEQPLHPYTEALISAVPEPDPSIRDRERIILSGDIPSPANPPAGCRFHTRCRLADERCKRIDPPLEQVSEGRWVACFYPG, encoded by the coding sequence ATGCCTGAACCATTGATTTCTATTAAGAACGTGAAAAAATATTATCCAATTGGGAGCGGTTTGTTTGGTAAGAAAGACAAATGGCTGAAGGCGGTTGATGGAATTAGCCTTGATGTCCAACAGGGTGAAACCGTTGGTCTTGTTGGTGAATCCGGTTGCGGAAAATCGACACTCGGAAGAATGGTTGTAGGTTTACTTGAACCGTCAACTGGCGAAGTGATATTCGAAGGAAACACTCTGTTATCCAAAGGGAGGAAGCGGAGAGAAGTAGGTAAAAATATTCAAATGGTATTTCAAGACCCCTATTCCTCCCTCAATCCAAGGATGACCGTTACCAACATTATTGCTGAACCCTTAGTCCTTCATAAAATCGGTACCAAAAGTGAAAGGAAAAAAAGGGTGGATGAACTACTTGAAAAAGTAGGACTTACTCCATCACATGGCGCCCGTTATCCGGAAGAATTCTCCGGAGGTCAACGTCAAAGAATTGGTATTGCTCGGGCTTTAGCTTTAAATCCAAAACTAATCGTCTGCGATGAACCAGTTTCAGCATTAGATGTTTCCATTCAAGCCCAGATATTAAACCTATTAAAGGATATCCAGGAAGATATGGGTTTATCTTATATCTTTATTGCACATGGATTACAGGCTGTAAAGCACATTAGTGATCGGATCGTCGTGATGTATTTAGGTAAGGTTGTGGAAGTTTCGGAAACAGATCAGTTGTTCGAGCAGCCACTTCATCCTTATACAGAAGCACTAATATCAGCAGTACCAGAACCCGATCCATCCATCCGTGATAGAGAACGCATCATCCTTAGCGGGGATATTCCAAGTCCTGCCAACCCACCGGCTGGCTGCAGATTCCATACTCGCTGCCGACTTGCTGATGAGCGTTGTAAAAGAATAGATCCTCCACTTGAGCAAGTATCGGAAGGCAGATGGGTGGCCTGCTTTTATCCAGGATAA
- a CDS encoding ABC transporter ATP-binding protein — protein sequence MRKTFEPVLEVKNLYSYIPTSKGAITPVNNISFTIGKGEIVALVGESGSGKSVTALSIMGLNAPSIKYGKDSVIRYKGDNLLKMKKRQLKNIRGNEISMIFQDPMSSLNPLHPIGKQIAESIQIHQGVSYKTAKETVIHLLSKVGIPDPESRLRDYPHQLSGGMRQRIMIAIALACNPSVLIADEPTTALDVTIQAQILNVMRQLQKETNISILMITHDLGVVAEMADRVLVMYCGEIVEEGNVHSLFQNPQHPYTKGLLASVPKLRGASEKYLHTIPGSVPNPLELPKGCNFYSRCTSGTEKCLHHTPKLTKTGNQSQAACWNIVEQQAEEVTVHA from the coding sequence TTGAGAAAAACTTTTGAACCGGTTTTAGAAGTAAAAAATCTTTATTCGTATATCCCAACATCAAAGGGAGCCATAACTCCAGTTAACAATATTTCTTTTACCATTGGAAAAGGGGAAATCGTTGCTTTAGTGGGAGAATCGGGGAGCGGAAAAAGTGTTACGGCCCTGTCAATAATGGGTTTGAATGCTCCATCTATCAAATATGGTAAGGATAGTGTGATTCGTTATAAAGGTGATAACTTACTGAAAATGAAGAAAAGGCAGTTGAAAAATATCCGAGGAAACGAAATCTCGATGATTTTCCAAGATCCGATGTCTTCTCTCAATCCTCTTCATCCTATTGGTAAACAAATTGCCGAATCGATTCAAATTCATCAGGGAGTCAGTTATAAAACAGCAAAAGAAACTGTCATCCATTTATTATCCAAAGTCGGGATTCCAGATCCAGAAAGTAGACTACGCGACTATCCACATCAACTGTCTGGAGGTATGCGGCAGAGAATCATGATTGCTATCGCCCTGGCATGCAATCCATCGGTACTTATTGCAGACGAACCAACGACAGCACTTGATGTAACGATTCAAGCACAGATTTTAAACGTCATGCGGCAGCTTCAAAAAGAGACTAATATTTCAATCTTGATGATCACCCATGATTTAGGGGTAGTCGCAGAGATGGCGGATAGAGTTCTTGTCATGTACTGTGGGGAAATCGTTGAGGAGGGAAATGTTCATTCTCTATTCCAAAATCCACAGCATCCTTATACAAAAGGATTATTGGCAAGCGTACCTAAATTGAGAGGTGCCTCGGAAAAATATCTCCATACGATTCCCGGTTCGGTGCCCAATCCTCTTGAACTTCCGAAGGGTTGTAATTTTTATTCTCGCTGCACCAGTGGAACTGAAAAGTGTCTTCATCATACTCCGAAACTCACTAAGACTGGTAACCAGAGCCAGGCAGCATGTTGGAATATAGTTGAGCAACAAGCAGAAGAGGTGACCGTTCATGCCTGA
- a CDS encoding ABC transporter permease, whose protein sequence is MQFRLIFHRLVKERLAFVSLIYLIILVFLALFARFIVPFDPETQDLTKIMLAPNGTHWFGTDELGRDIFTRVLMGAQAAIQAGLVAIFIPLVVGVPLGIISGYLGGVVDDIFMRIVDAILSFPAILLALGITGALGVSLWNAMIAIGIIFTPQFARLARGQTLQVRREPYVEAAKISGAGPMWIMLKHIHPNILSPIIVQASFSFSLAIIVEASLSFLGMGAQSPQVSWGGMLQQAYSMIFVNPLMMVFPGAAILISVLAGNFFGDGLRVAIDPKIKRS, encoded by the coding sequence ATGCAATTCCGTTTGATATTCCACCGATTAGTTAAAGAAAGACTCGCATTTGTTAGTTTAATTTATCTGATCATTTTAGTGTTTCTAGCCCTTTTTGCTCGTTTTATTGTCCCGTTTGATCCTGAGACACAGGATTTAACGAAAATCATGTTGGCGCCAAATGGAACTCATTGGTTTGGAACTGACGAATTGGGAAGGGATATTTTTACTCGTGTACTCATGGGAGCACAGGCCGCTATCCAAGCAGGCCTGGTTGCGATTTTTATTCCCCTTGTTGTTGGGGTACCGTTGGGGATAATTTCCGGTTATCTTGGCGGTGTTGTTGATGACATCTTTATGAGGATTGTAGATGCCATATTATCCTTTCCTGCTATTCTTCTTGCTTTAGGAATTACGGGAGCATTAGGCGTTAGTTTGTGGAATGCCATGATTGCAATTGGAATTATTTTTACCCCTCAATTTGCCCGATTAGCAAGGGGACAAACGCTTCAGGTAAGACGTGAGCCTTATGTGGAAGCAGCTAAAATTTCAGGTGCAGGACCAATGTGGATTATGTTAAAACATATACACCCTAATATCTTATCACCTATCATTGTTCAAGCATCCTTTAGCTTCAGTTTGGCAATTATCGTGGAAGCTTCTTTAAGCTTTCTCGGCATGGGGGCTCAGTCTCCACAAGTAAGTTGGGGCGGCATGCTTCAACAAGCATACAGTATGATTTTTGTGAATCCATTAATGATGGTATTCCCTGGTGCAGCCATACTGATTTCGGTTTTAGCGGGAAACTTCTTTGGTGACGGGCTTCGCGTGGCGATTGATCCTAAAATAAAAAGATCTTAG
- a CDS encoding ABC transporter permease, with translation MFLKFLLRRLMYVIPMLIVTTLIVFSLILLIPGDPALSLLGDNATEEKLAQLRSQLGLDQPVMIQYWNWLVNAVQGDLGRSLFTGEVVSEAVFSRLGVTFQLCIAAILISFIFGMFFAIASILKPNSWIDYVTRLIGTLGTAIPNFWLAMLLIVIFSVNLGWLPSTGFTSFFDSPSDYFQMIILPAICLGAFGAAQITRQLRSTLLEVLDTDYIRTAYSKGLLLWLVIWKHALRNSFLPVITTIGLLFGNMLGATVVIETVFAIPGMGQLAVNSILQRDFPMLQGVVLIMVVLVLVINFVTDVVYSILDPRIEFD, from the coding sequence TTGTTTTTAAAATTTTTACTTCGAAGGTTAATGTATGTAATCCCAATGTTAATCGTAACGACACTGATCGTCTTTTCCCTGATTCTGCTTATTCCCGGTGATCCTGCACTTTCACTTCTTGGTGATAATGCAACAGAAGAGAAACTGGCTCAATTGAGAAGTCAATTGGGCCTGGATCAACCTGTTATGATTCAGTATTGGAACTGGCTGGTCAATGCGGTACAAGGTGATTTAGGACGCTCACTCTTTACAGGTGAAGTCGTGAGCGAAGCCGTATTTTCAAGGCTGGGCGTTACTTTTCAACTTTGCATCGCTGCCATTCTAATTTCATTTATATTCGGAATGTTTTTTGCGATTGCTTCAATCCTTAAACCGAATAGTTGGATTGACTATGTTACTAGACTTATAGGTACCCTGGGCACTGCTATCCCTAACTTTTGGCTTGCGATGCTATTGATTGTTATATTCAGTGTCAATCTTGGATGGCTGCCGTCAACAGGATTTACCAGTTTTTTTGATAGTCCAAGCGACTATTTCCAAATGATTATCCTTCCTGCAATTTGTTTAGGGGCTTTTGGAGCGGCCCAAATTACCCGACAATTAAGATCCACCCTTCTTGAAGTACTCGATACAGATTATATTCGAACTGCTTATTCGAAAGGATTATTACTTTGGCTTGTAATTTGGAAGCATGCCCTTCGAAATTCTTTCCTTCCAGTAATTACAACGATAGGGCTATTATTTGGGAATATGCTCGGTGCGACGGTTGTAATAGAAACTGTGTTTGCCATCCCTGGTATGGGTCAGCTGGCTGTGAACTCTATTTTGCAAAGGGACTTCCCAATGCTTCAAGGTGTTGTTCTAATTATGGTTGTGTTAGTCCTCGTGATCAATTTCGTGACAGATGTTGTATATAGTATTTTAGATCCGAGGATCGAATTTGATTGA
- a CDS encoding ABC transporter substrate-binding protein — MKRIIRLFSLLSLLSLLIIAGCTQNNNVSNNQASEGSQSNGKPKKGGHLVFGYDTDISNYDPILGNSGNDHALLYPVYDTLVNYNSNLEPEPGLAESWETPDDKTIILHLRKGVTFHDGTEFNAEAVKFNLDRVNSEESNISDIANVESVEVVDNDTVKLNLKQADSSIILALSDRSGMVVSPTAVEKLGPDFAQNPVGAGPFKLVKWVHNGEIQLEAYENYWQEGLPYLDTITAKIMPDENTRLNAFKSSQFDFYWNVSANNLQVLKKDKNLTLDSKMRVYFHNIYLNTKMEPFDKKEVRQALLHSIDRESIVKAIYLGNGEPAYQAFPKDYWAANPDMKIEYDPGKSKELLKSVGLDRVSFDMFVPTVPEYQRVGEAIKAQAKEAGFDITIQTMELTKGVTMYFNEKQIAANLTSWTGRPDPQQTVNLLLSGSGFYNAGGESSPEKEELIAKAAASYDQKERADIYAKVNEMSILDEAMTVPIVFTPVTAAMTQQVKGFEGTLLGKPRISFLWIDK; from the coding sequence ATGAAAAGGATTATCAGATTATTTAGTCTTTTATCATTACTGAGTTTATTGATTATTGCAGGATGTACACAGAATAACAATGTGTCAAACAATCAGGCCTCCGAAGGATCCCAAAGTAACGGTAAACCGAAAAAAGGCGGTCATCTTGTATTTGGTTATGATACGGATATAAGTAATTATGATCCTATTTTGGGGAACTCAGGGAATGATCATGCTCTTTTATATCCTGTCTATGATACTCTTGTTAACTATAATAGTAATTTAGAACCAGAACCTGGACTTGCTGAATCATGGGAAACACCAGATGATAAAACAATTATTCTACACTTAAGAAAAGGCGTCACCTTCCACGATGGCACAGAATTTAACGCAGAAGCCGTAAAATTTAATTTGGACCGAGTGAATTCAGAGGAATCAAACATTTCCGATATCGCCAATGTTGAATCCGTAGAAGTTGTTGATAATGATACTGTCAAACTAAATCTCAAACAGGCAGATTCTTCTATTATTCTAGCACTTTCGGATCGCTCCGGAATGGTCGTTTCACCAACAGCAGTAGAAAAGCTAGGTCCAGATTTTGCTCAAAACCCAGTTGGTGCTGGGCCATTTAAGTTAGTGAAGTGGGTTCATAATGGTGAAATTCAACTAGAAGCTTATGAGAATTATTGGCAGGAAGGGCTTCCTTATCTTGATACCATCACAGCGAAAATAATGCCTGATGAAAATACTCGGTTAAACGCATTCAAATCCTCTCAATTTGATTTTTATTGGAATGTGTCTGCTAATAATCTTCAAGTATTAAAAAAGGATAAAAATCTTACGTTAGACTCAAAAATGAGAGTGTATTTCCATAATATTTATTTGAATACAAAAATGGAGCCGTTTGATAAGAAGGAAGTCAGACAAGCATTACTCCATTCTATTGATCGGGAATCAATTGTAAAAGCCATTTATCTTGGGAATGGTGAACCAGCATACCAAGCTTTCCCAAAAGATTATTGGGCAGCTAATCCTGATATGAAAATTGAATATGACCCGGGTAAGTCAAAGGAACTTCTTAAAAGTGTTGGATTAGATAGGGTCAGTTTTGATATGTTCGTTCCAACTGTCCCAGAATATCAAAGAGTTGGTGAAGCGATTAAAGCTCAAGCAAAAGAGGCAGGGTTTGACATAACGATTCAGACAATGGAACTAACTAAAGGCGTAACCATGTATTTTAATGAAAAACAAATTGCTGCCAACTTAACTTCATGGACAGGACGACCTGATCCACAACAGACTGTTAATTTGCTCTTAAGTGGAAGTGGTTTTTATAATGCTGGGGGAGAGTCCTCACCTGAGAAGGAGGAATTGATTGCAAAGGCCGCTGCTTCCTATGATCAGAAAGAGCGAGCAGACATATACGCCAAAGTCAATGAAATGTCTATTCTAGACGAAGCAATGACAGTACCAATTGTTTTTACACCAGTTACTGCTGCAATGACACAACAAGTAAAAGGATTTGAAGGAACATTACTTGGAAAACCTCGAATTTCTTTCTTGTGGATTGATAAATAA
- a CDS encoding acetyl-CoA carboxylase biotin carboxyl carrier protein subunit, with protein MSQLFSSMAGSVYKVLVKPGDRLEPGDEVAILESMKMEIPITMESTATVKELKVGEGDFVNEGDVILVLE; from the coding sequence ATGAGTCAATTATTTTCATCTATGGCAGGTAGTGTATATAAAGTTTTAGTCAAACCAGGTGATCGATTAGAGCCCGGTGATGAAGTAGCGATTCTTGAATCTATGAAAATGGAGATTCCTATTACAATGGAGTCCACAGCGACTGTTAAGGAATTAAAAGTTGGTGAGGGAGATTTTGTTAATGAAGGGGACGTTATCCTGGTGTTGGAATAA